In Gammaproteobacteria bacterium, the following proteins share a genomic window:
- a CDS encoding serine/threonine-protein kinase → MLRIANILKGLRLRRWLPGIGITLLLTAAAVLQFGRSGEALVASAAQLLAPQRPPNPDVVVVAMDNAALQKHGPRPWGRDLFAQLTAQLAADKARVIAFVPEFSAPQNAEALQYLHELASLAPLKRDRYAARQIARAQDALSADQMFADGIAKAGNVILAAHGLVGPTPTTAPLPAWLSLKMQVPQPEPSMTTGWFFRPEDASLSPPLDALGQAAAGIGWLSESAPADLHALMIEVQGQLLPSFALLVAARDLGLGNSDIVAHAGGGISLGDEYLFTDARLRAQSRRYPGGAGRSAIPVYGFDAVLVGQVPAENLAGKTVIVGPSGGDTPTLAAAEVVSRILNNDLVAAPWWAWALRALLTLLVGGYLTVMASRMRRWPVLVASVLFFIVLVNAEFIPLLARGVWLPLILPILFLVVGYALVATLQWLHDWHGVPDAEFSETNRQLALACQTLGRYHDALTYFGKCLPSAALHENLLHLGHEHERHRRYPEAIEVYTEMERRVPEFGSVAERLRKLQALDRQATLTHARTGERILLTDDGLQKPVLGRYQLLRELGRGAMSVVYLGSDQKINRTVAIKTLNFANEFSGSAQQEVTRRFFREAETAGQLNHPNIVTIYDVGEDQGLAYIAMDYVAGTPLQDYALQGSLLPIEEVLAIVIKIAEALDYAHARGVVHRDIKPANILYERDTGRLKITDFGVAGVLNASKTRTGTILGSPSYMSPEQVGGGKVDGRSDLYSLGVTLYQLLRGELPFDAPTLTGLMFKVANSAPPDVSFLRPDISPVLKALVERTLQKKPDARFQTGAELANAVRQCRGRARRAG, encoded by the coding sequence ATGTTGAGAATTGCGAACATCCTGAAGGGCTTGCGCTTGCGGCGCTGGCTGCCCGGCATCGGCATCACGCTGCTGCTGACGGCGGCCGCCGTGCTGCAATTCGGACGCAGCGGCGAAGCCCTGGTGGCGAGCGCCGCACAGCTGCTCGCCCCGCAGCGCCCACCCAACCCCGATGTGGTGGTGGTGGCCATGGACAACGCCGCGCTGCAAAAGCACGGCCCCCGGCCCTGGGGGCGCGATCTGTTTGCGCAGCTTACCGCGCAACTCGCGGCCGACAAGGCGCGGGTTATCGCTTTCGTCCCGGAGTTCAGCGCGCCGCAGAATGCCGAGGCGTTGCAATATCTGCACGAACTGGCGTCATTGGCGCCGCTCAAAAGGGACCGGTATGCCGCGCGCCAAATTGCCCGGGCTCAGGATGCGCTGTCCGCCGACCAGATGTTTGCCGACGGTATTGCCAAGGCCGGCAACGTGATCCTGGCGGCGCATGGCCTCGTGGGACCGACGCCGACAACCGCGCCGTTGCCTGCTTGGTTAAGTCTGAAGATGCAGGTACCGCAACCCGAACCCTCGATGACGACCGGGTGGTTTTTTCGGCCCGAGGACGCAAGCCTGAGCCCGCCCCTTGATGCACTTGGACAGGCTGCGGCCGGCATCGGCTGGTTGTCGGAATCCGCGCCCGCGGACCTGCACGCCCTGATGATTGAAGTGCAAGGTCAGCTGCTCCCGAGCTTTGCTCTGCTCGTGGCGGCGCGCGACCTGGGGCTCGGCAACAGCGACATCGTCGCGCATGCCGGCGGCGGCATCAGCCTCGGGGATGAGTACCTGTTTACCGACGCGCGGTTGCGCGCACAATCGCGTCGCTACCCGGGCGGCGCCGGTCGCAGCGCCATCCCGGTGTACGGCTTTGATGCGGTGCTCGTCGGGCAAGTGCCCGCGGAAAATCTGGCCGGCAAAACCGTGATTGTCGGTCCGAGCGGCGGGGACACGCCGACCCTGGCCGCGGCCGAGGTAGTCTCCCGCATTCTGAACAATGATTTGGTGGCCGCACCTTGGTGGGCGTGGGCACTGCGCGCACTGCTGACATTGCTGGTGGGTGGGTACCTGACGGTCATGGCAAGCCGCATGCGCCGCTGGCCGGTGCTGGTCGCGAGTGTGCTGTTTTTTATTGTGCTAGTGAACGCCGAATTCATCCCCCTGTTGGCGCGCGGCGTGTGGTTGCCGCTGATCCTGCCGATCCTGTTTCTGGTCGTCGGGTATGCACTGGTGGCAACCCTGCAGTGGTTGCACGACTGGCACGGCGTTCCCGACGCGGAATTCTCCGAAACCAACCGCCAGCTGGCGCTCGCGTGCCAGACCCTTGGGCGCTACCACGACGCGCTCACGTATTTCGGCAAATGCCTGCCGTCCGCGGCCTTGCATGAAAATCTGCTGCACCTCGGGCACGAACACGAACGCCATCGCCGCTATCCGGAAGCCATCGAGGTGTACACCGAAATGGAGCGACGCGTGCCGGAGTTCGGCAGCGTCGCCGAGCGCCTGCGCAAGCTGCAGGCGCTTGACCGCCAGGCCACGCTGACGCACGCGCGCACCGGCGAGCGCATTCTGCTCACCGACGACGGCCTGCAAAAGCCGGTGCTGGGGCGCTACCAGTTGCTGCGCGAGCTCGGGCGCGGCGCCATGAGCGTGGTATACCTGGGCAGCGATCAGAAAATCAATCGCACCGTGGCCATCAAGACCTTGAATTTCGCCAACGAATTTTCCGGCAGTGCGCAGCAGGAGGTCACGCGGCGCTTCTTCCGCGAGGCGGAAACCGCAGGCCAGCTGAATCATCCGAACATCGTCACCATTTATGACGTGGGTGAGGACCAGGGGCTGGCGTACATCGCCATGGATTACGTCGCGGGCACACCGCTGCAGGATTACGCGCTGCAGGGAAGCCTGTTGCCGATCGAGGAGGTTCTGGCCATCGTCATTAAGATTGCCGAGGCGCTCGACTATGCGCATGCGCGCGGGGTGGTGCACCGCGACATCAAACCCGCGAACATCCTGTACGAGCGCGACACCGGACGCCTGAAGATCACTGATTTCGGCGTGGCCGGGGTGCTCAACGCCAGCAAGACCCGCACCGGCACGATACTCGGCAGCCCGTCCTACATGTCACCGGAACAGGTAGGCGGCGGAAAGGTGGATGGGCGCAGCGACCTGTATTCCCTGGGCGTGACTCTGTACCAGCTGCTGCGCGGCGAGTTGCCGTTCGATGCGCCGACGCTGACCGGACTCATGTTCAAGGTGGCGAATTCGGCTCCGCCCGATGTCAGCTTTCTGCGGCCAGACATTTCCCCGGTGCTCAAAGCGCTGGTGGAGCGCACGCTGCAGAAAAAACCCGATGCGCGCTTTCAGACCGGAGCGGAATTGGCGAATGCGGTGCGCCAGTGTCGCGGCCGGGCCAGGCGCGCCGGCTGA
- a CDS encoding monovalent cation:proton antiporter-2 (CPA2) family protein, with the protein MEHTALRSILILLAAAVLVVVALKRVKLPTVIAYLATGFIVGPHGLGWIADTEDTRTLAEFGVVFLLFTLGLEFSLPRLIVMRKAVLVLGGLQVLLTTAGTALAAWLFGVTLPVAIVIGGAFAMSSTAIVVKQLAEQNELNLQHGRLTIAVLLFQDLAVIPFLILIPGLTHGIGTQLAGALLLAFGKGALAVIVILAFGRWLLRPLFHQIATTRSAELFTLAVLLFTLASAWGTAALGLSLALGAFLAGMMLAETEYRHQVEADIRPFRDILLGLFFVTVGMLINPLTMARHWWLLLACVALLMLFKTALVGALTRVLGGDRATALRTALALNQGGEFGFALLALGLAQAVIRAPVAEFGLAVIVISMLVSPLLIRFNGAIANRLYPRDQPGEEHDRLLHDIGQQQLHLRDHVVIVGYGRVGQNVARFLEPEGFDFIALDLDPMRVKQAREAGDPAYYGDGTNPAVLKAAGVEHARALVISYFRIPVILKILAHAKKLRPDLPVLVRTRDDAELDKLMQAGATEVIPETLESSLMVAAHLLQLLGVPMKKILRKVQDVRAHRYSLLRSVFRGQDALPIDPSHAFREQLYTVALEPGAHAINRSLGELDLRAHKVVVTALRREGVIGRQPSADTILKTDDVLVLWGTPEDLEIGEEILLRGVHFKASSVKGPA; encoded by the coding sequence ATGGAACACACTGCCCTGCGCTCCATCCTGATTCTGCTGGCCGCCGCGGTGCTGGTGGTGGTGGCGCTCAAGCGCGTCAAGCTGCCCACGGTCATCGCGTATCTGGCCACCGGCTTCATCGTCGGACCGCACGGCCTCGGCTGGATCGCGGATACCGAAGACACGCGCACACTCGCGGAATTCGGCGTGGTGTTTCTGCTCTTCACGCTGGGCCTGGAATTCTCGCTGCCGCGCCTCATCGTGATGCGCAAGGCCGTGCTGGTGCTCGGTGGGTTGCAGGTACTGCTGACCACCGCCGGTACCGCGCTCGCCGCGTGGCTGTTTGGCGTGACGCTGCCGGTGGCCATCGTCATCGGCGGCGCCTTTGCCATGTCCTCCACCGCCATCGTGGTCAAGCAACTCGCGGAGCAGAACGAACTCAACCTGCAGCACGGGCGGCTCACCATCGCGGTGCTGCTGTTCCAGGATCTGGCGGTGATTCCATTCCTGATCCTGATTCCCGGCCTGACTCACGGCATCGGAACGCAACTGGCAGGCGCGCTGCTGCTGGCATTCGGCAAGGGCGCGCTCGCGGTGATCGTGATCTTGGCGTTCGGCCGCTGGCTGCTGCGACCGCTGTTCCACCAGATTGCCACCACGCGGTCGGCGGAATTATTCACGCTCGCCGTGCTGCTGTTCACGCTTGCCAGCGCCTGGGGCACGGCAGCGCTCGGACTGTCGCTGGCCCTGGGCGCGTTTCTCGCCGGCATGATGCTCGCGGAAACCGAATACCGCCATCAGGTGGAGGCCGACATCCGCCCGTTCCGCGACATCCTGCTCGGCCTGTTTTTCGTCACCGTCGGCATGCTCATCAATCCGCTCACCATGGCGCGCCACTGGTGGCTGTTGCTCGCGTGCGTGGCGCTGCTGATGCTGTTCAAGACCGCACTGGTAGGAGCGCTGACGCGCGTGCTGGGCGGCGACCGCGCCACCGCCTTGCGCACGGCGCTCGCGCTCAATCAAGGCGGCGAATTCGGTTTTGCGTTGTTGGCGCTGGGCTTGGCGCAAGCGGTGATCCGCGCGCCGGTGGCGGAGTTCGGACTCGCGGTCATCGTCATCAGCATGCTGGTGAGCCCGCTGCTGATCCGCTTCAACGGCGCAATTGCCAACCGCCTGTACCCGCGCGATCAGCCCGGCGAAGAGCACGACCGCCTGCTGCACGACATCGGCCAACAGCAACTGCACCTGCGCGACCACGTGGTGATCGTGGGCTACGGCCGTGTCGGCCAGAACGTGGCGCGCTTTCTCGAACCCGAAGGTTTCGACTTCATCGCCCTGGATCTGGACCCGATGCGCGTCAAACAGGCGCGCGAGGCCGGTGATCCGGCGTACTACGGCGACGGCACCAACCCGGCGGTGCTCAAGGCCGCGGGCGTGGAGCATGCACGCGCGCTGGTAATCAGCTATTTCCGCATCCCGGTGATTCTCAAGATTCTGGCACATGCAAAGAAGCTGCGACCCGATCTGCCGGTGCTGGTGCGCACCCGCGACGATGCGGAGCTCGACAAACTCATGCAGGCGGGCGCAACCGAAGTGATTCCCGAGACCCTGGAATCCAGCCTCATGGTGGCCGCGCACCTGCTGCAGCTGCTGGGCGTGCCGATGAAAAAAATCCTGCGCAAGGTTCAGGACGTGCGCGCACACCGCTACAGCCTGTTGCGCAGCGTATTCCGCGGCCAGGATGCGTTGCCGATCGATCCCAGCCATGCCTTCCGCGAACAGCTTTACACCGTGGCGCTGGAGCCCGGTGCGCACGCCATCAACAGAAGTCTCGGCGAGCTCGATCTCCGGGCGCACAAGGTGGTGGTGACTGCATTGCGCCGCGAAGGCGTGATCGGCCGCCAGCCTTCGGCCGATACCATATTAAAGACAGACGACGTACTGGTGCTCTGGGGCACGCCCGAGGATCTGGAAATCGGCGAGGAAATCCTGTTGCGCGGCGTGCATTTCAAAGCTTCCTCCGTTAAAGGCCCCGCATGA
- a CDS encoding NAD(P)/FAD-dependent oxidoreductase → MRNVVIVGGGFAGLQAARRLGGAHGVQVTLLDRYNHHVFQPLLYQVAMAELSPADIAVPLRSVLSRHVNVRVYQSDVERVDLKTRQVSAGFGAVSYDFLLLACGASHTYFGHDDWEPWAPGLKTVEQAREIRRRVLQAYEAAEYTRAPELQRQLLTFVIVGGGATGVELAGAIAEMARFTLARDFRNIRPELTRVVLVEAGPRLLPALPPVLSAYAARALAELGVDVRIGSAVTQVTAIGVQLGAQQILAGTVLWAAGVAAAPVGRTLGVATDRQGRIIVNADLSLPGHPEVFVAGDLAHFAHQTGVPLPGIAAVAKQQGRHVAETILAERTGRARRPFHYRDMGQLATIGHKRAVAQIGWFRLRGWPAWVVWVFAHIYYLIDFRSRVLVMLAWAWTYVTHRRGARLILGKSA, encoded by the coding sequence ATGCGAAACGTGGTGATTGTGGGCGGCGGGTTCGCGGGCTTGCAGGCCGCCCGACGCCTGGGTGGCGCGCACGGCGTGCAGGTCACGCTGCTCGACCGCTACAACCACCACGTGTTCCAGCCGCTGCTTTATCAGGTGGCCATGGCGGAGCTCAGCCCGGCCGACATTGCCGTGCCGCTGCGCAGCGTGCTGTCGCGGCATGTCAATGTGCGCGTCTACCAGAGTGATGTGGAACGCGTGGATTTGAAGACCCGGCAGGTGAGCGCGGGTTTCGGCGCAGTGTCCTACGATTTCCTGTTGCTCGCCTGCGGCGCCAGCCACACCTATTTCGGGCACGACGATTGGGAGCCTTGGGCGCCGGGCCTGAAGACCGTGGAGCAGGCGCGCGAAATCCGCCGCCGCGTGTTGCAGGCTTACGAAGCCGCCGAATATACCCGTGCCCCGGAATTGCAGCGCCAGCTACTGACGTTCGTGATCGTCGGCGGCGGCGCCACCGGCGTCGAATTGGCGGGGGCCATCGCCGAGATGGCGCGCTTCACCCTAGCGCGGGATTTCCGCAACATCCGGCCCGAGCTGACACGCGTGGTGCTGGTCGAAGCCGGACCACGTCTGCTGCCCGCATTGCCGCCCGTACTTTCCGCCTACGCTGCACGCGCGCTTGCGGAACTGGGTGTGGACGTGCGCATCGGGTCCGCGGTCACGCAGGTGACGGCGATCGGCGTACAACTCGGCGCGCAGCAGATTCTCGCCGGCACGGTGCTTTGGGCCGCGGGCGTCGCGGCGGCACCCGTTGGCCGCACGCTGGGCGTGGCCACCGATCGCCAGGGGCGCATTATCGTGAACGCGGATTTGAGCCTGCCCGGCCATCCCGAGGTGTTCGTGGCCGGCGATCTCGCGCACTTCGCCCATCAGACCGGCGTACCGCTGCCCGGCATCGCCGCCGTGGCCAAGCAACAGGGCCGCCATGTGGCCGAAACCATTCTCGCGGAGCGGACGGGGCGTGCACGCCGGCCGTTCCACTACCGCGACATGGGGCAGTTGGCCACCATCGGCCACAAGCGTGCCGTGGCGCAGATCGGATGGTTCAGGCTGCGCGGCTGGCCGGCCTGGGTGGTGTGGGTGTTCGCCCAC
- a CDS encoding outer membrane beta-barrel protein, with protein sequence MHKLLLLLVALAIAVPLTVRAAAPDYNTVDLSYTKGATTGFSGGSGYQLAGSYAFDTYWFVAGNYAQNRFNGGILTGGFFTRDESASVGVHFALSDSMDLVARAGYANDHWKQGPSTNLFPGFVVSTSDNQDGYDFGFGLRFLPLDQLELNVFMDQDNVGLLSHDHSRSETVGSFAAIYKLTENYGLGLSYARGSHNSASMWMLTGRWYFLPNQ encoded by the coding sequence ATGCACAAGCTTTTGCTGTTGCTGGTCGCATTGGCGATCGCCGTGCCCTTGACCGTGCGCGCCGCTGCGCCCGATTACAACACCGTGGACCTGAGTTATACCAAGGGTGCCACCACCGGTTTCAGCGGCGGCAGCGGTTACCAGCTGGCCGGCAGCTATGCCTTCGACACCTACTGGTTCGTCGCCGGCAATTACGCCCAGAACCGATTCAACGGCGGCATCCTCACCGGCGGGTTTTTCACGCGGGATGAATCCGCGTCCGTGGGCGTGCATTTTGCGCTCAGCGATTCCATGGACTTGGTGGCGCGCGCGGGGTACGCCAACGATCACTGGAAACAGGGGCCGAGTACCAACCTGTTCCCGGGCTTCGTGGTGTCCACCAGCGACAACCAGGACGGCTACGACTTCGGCTTCGGTCTGCGCTTCCTGCCGCTCGACCAGTTGGAACTCAACGTGTTCATGGATCAGGACAACGTCGGTCTGCTGAGCCACGACCACAGCCGTTCCGAGACCGTGGGCTCATTCGCTGCCATCTACAAGCTGACCGAGAATTACGGTCTGGGCCTGAGCTATGCGCGCGGCAGCCATAACAGCGCCAGCATGTGGATGCTCACCGGCCGCTGGTATTTCCTGCCCAACCAATAA
- a CDS encoding PQQ-dependent sugar dehydrogenase: MNTGFLLGSALLVMLLLPARALLAAEPPAHCDSGNGGITLPAGFCATVFADNLGTARNLTVAPDGDVYVALFSPESGGGIVALRPGAEGRAAEIKRFGEYGGTCIRVHAGYLYFATPTEVLRYKLVPGQLLPDTTAEVVVSGFPEQDEHAAKTFAFDAAGHIYVNVGAPSNACQREDRRRGSPGIRPCPYLTEHGGIWEFNADRINQHFPQDGRRYATGIRNGLAIAWNAAVQQLYDLQMGRDQLYGNWPELYTPQQSAELPAEEFLRVSRGDNFGWPYCYYDQLQHKRVLAPEYGGNGKQVGECSQYAKPILAFPGHWAPLALTFYTGDAFPSAYRGGAFIAFHGSWNRAPLPQAGYQVVFVPFKGALPAGGYQVFAGDFAGVSPLASPDDAHFRPSGVAEGPDGALYISDSQHGRIWRIVYQRR, translated from the coding sequence ATGAATACCGGATTTCTGCTCGGCAGTGCGTTGCTGGTCATGTTACTTTTGCCGGCGCGTGCGCTGCTGGCGGCCGAACCGCCGGCGCACTGTGATTCCGGTAACGGAGGCATCACCTTGCCGGCGGGTTTCTGCGCCACGGTATTTGCCGACAACCTGGGCACGGCACGCAATCTTACGGTCGCGCCAGACGGCGATGTGTACGTGGCGCTGTTCAGTCCGGAATCCGGCGGCGGTATCGTGGCCCTGCGTCCGGGCGCGGAGGGTCGCGCCGCCGAAATCAAGCGCTTCGGGGAATACGGCGGCACCTGCATCCGCGTGCACGCGGGCTACCTGTATTTCGCCACGCCCACCGAGGTGCTGCGCTATAAACTCGTGCCCGGACAGTTGCTGCCGGACACCACGGCCGAAGTGGTGGTAAGCGGATTCCCCGAGCAGGACGAGCATGCGGCCAAGACGTTCGCGTTTGACGCTGCCGGACATATTTACGTGAACGTCGGCGCACCGTCGAACGCCTGCCAGCGCGAGGATCGCCGCCGCGGCTCGCCCGGCATCCGGCCGTGTCCGTATCTCACCGAGCACGGCGGTATCTGGGAATTCAATGCCGACAGGATCAACCAGCATTTTCCGCAGGACGGGCGACGCTACGCGACCGGCATTCGCAACGGCCTGGCGATTGCGTGGAACGCAGCGGTGCAACAGTTGTACGATCTGCAGATGGGGCGCGACCAGTTGTACGGGAACTGGCCCGAGCTGTACACGCCGCAGCAAAGCGCCGAGCTGCCCGCCGAGGAATTCCTGCGCGTCAGCCGCGGCGACAACTTCGGCTGGCCGTACTGCTACTATGATCAGTTGCAGCACAAGAGAGTGCTGGCGCCCGAATACGGCGGCAATGGCAAGCAGGTGGGCGAATGCAGCCAATACGCCAAACCGATTCTCGCCTTTCCCGGGCACTGGGCGCCTTTGGCCTTGACCTTCTACACCGGCGATGCATTCCCGAGCGCGTACCGCGGCGGTGCGTTCATCGCATTTCACGGTTCCTGGAATCGCGCGCCGTTGCCGCAGGCGGGCTATCAAGTGGTATTCGTGCCGTTCAAGGGCGCATTGCCCGCAGGCGGCTATCAGGTGTTTGCGGGTGATTTTGCCGGCGTGAGCCCGCTGGCTTCGCCGGATGACGCGCACTTTCGGCCCAGCGGCGTGGCCGAGGGGCCGGACGGCGCTCTTTATATAAGTGACTCGCAACACGGACGCATCTGGCGGATTGTCTATCAACGTCGTTGA
- a CDS encoding outer membrane beta-barrel protein has product MSRHMWTKISSVLILCAALPVAAYAADGSFNYNYANGGYVSESPSGGSSLNGLGVDGSYTFTPNWHAFAGYSHLTCCSISENNFNLGAGYHMDLSNQLGLFVEGEFLRFNATGTSANGWGVDGGVRFAINSQFEVDGFVSHTNVNTNPSSTENTIGVRGLFNINQQWSVFASYSNNSDFNTFQAGVRFYY; this is encoded by the coding sequence ATGTCAAGGCATATGTGGACAAAGATCTCGAGCGTGTTGATTTTGTGTGCAGCCCTGCCGGTGGCCGCGTACGCCGCCGACGGCAGTTTCAATTACAACTATGCCAACGGCGGCTATGTGAGCGAAAGCCCAAGCGGCGGTTCCAGCCTGAATGGTCTTGGCGTGGACGGCTCCTATACCTTCACGCCCAACTGGCACGCGTTCGCGGGCTACAGCCACCTTACCTGCTGCAGCATCAGCGAGAACAACTTCAATCTGGGCGCCGGCTATCACATGGATCTGAGCAACCAGTTGGGCCTGTTCGTTGAAGGCGAGTTTCTGCGCTTCAACGCCACCGGCACCAGCGCCAACGGCTGGGGCGTGGATGGCGGCGTGCGCTTTGCCATCAATTCGCAGTTCGAGGTGGACGGCTTCGTGAGCCACACCAATGTCAACACCAATCCGAGCAGCACGGAGAACACCATCGGCGTGCGCGGCCTGTTCAACATCAACCAGCAATGGAGCGTGTTCGCGAGCTATTCCAACAACTCCGACTTCAACACCTTCCAGGCCGGCGTGCGCTTTTATTATTGA
- a CDS encoding BsuPI-related putative proteinase inhibitor, with protein MFRRLIYLTGLGLLAVALLGSTRCQNTANNGIGPDGANFVTTLAVEDVNGNATGSFSPGQAIQFVLSVRNRSTTSQTISFNTAQQFNFAVFDSGTATEVWTWSLGQVFAQQVTTLTIPAGQTQTFTLVWNQTDDAGFAVSSGNYEVLAGLTCNFPASSANSSSSANTACMPGGVPGAGDLAPSVYVSTLVPFTIQ; from the coding sequence ATGTTCAGACGACTGATTTATTTGACCGGCCTCGGCCTGCTCGCCGTGGCGCTGCTTGGCAGCACGCGCTGCCAGAACACCGCTAACAACGGCATCGGGCCGGACGGCGCCAATTTCGTGACCACACTGGCCGTGGAAGACGTCAACGGCAATGCCACTGGCAGTTTTTCACCGGGCCAGGCGATCCAGTTCGTGCTGAGCGTGCGCAACCGCAGCACCACCAGCCAGACCATAAGCTTCAATACCGCGCAGCAATTCAACTTCGCGGTGTTTGACAGTGGTACTGCCACGGAAGTGTGGACCTGGTCGCTGGGTCAGGTCTTTGCCCAGCAGGTCACCACGCTCACCATCCCCGCGGGCCAGACGCAAACCTTCACGCTGGTCTGGAACCAGACTGACGACGCGGGCTTCGCAGTATCCTCCGGTAACTATGAGGTGCTCGCCGGCCTGACCTGCAATTTTCCCGCCAGCTCGGCGAACTCGTCTTCCTCCGCGAACACTGCGTGCATGCCGGGCGGCGTGCCGGGTGCCGGTGACCTGGCGCCGAGCGTATACGTCTCGACCTTGGTGCCGTTCACCATCCAGTGA